A window of the Procambarus clarkii isolate CNS0578487 chromosome 79, FALCON_Pclarkii_2.0, whole genome shotgun sequence genome harbors these coding sequences:
- the LOC138357699 gene encoding srfA-induced gene J protein-like: protein MLLLEVSKDPSKSFQEVSKDPSKSFREVSKYPSKSFREASKDPSKSFREVSKDPSKSFREVSKDPSRSFQVVSKDPSKNFREVSDDPSKSYQEVSDEPSKSFQEVSDEPSKSFQEEVSDKPSKSFQEVSDEPRKSFQKVSDEPSKSFQEVSDEPSKSFQEVSDEPSKSLQEVSDEPSKSFQEVKPSKSFQVSDEPSKSFQEKCTISFHHSPPEDVNIHETQGSHCSCSKAIPVIIPDNTKRKNYLFYSKEVKEEELSQHL from the exons ATGCTACTATTA gaggtcagcaaagacccaagcaagagcttccaggaggtcagcaaagacccaagcaagagcttccggGAGGTCAGCAAAtacccaagcaagagcttccggGAGGCCAgcaaagacccaagcaagagcttccgggaggtcagcaaagacccaagcaagagcttccggGAGGTCAGCAAAGACCCAAGCAGGAGCTTCCAGGTGGTCAGCAAAGACCCAAGCAAGAACTTCCGGGAGGTGAGTGATGACCCAAGCAAGAGCTAccaggaggtcagcgatgaaccaagcaagagcttccaggaggtaagcgatgaaccaagcaagagcttccaggag gaggtcagtgataaaccaagtaagagcttccaggaggtcagtgatgaaccaaGGAAGAGCTTCCAGAAGGTCAGCGATGAACCtagtaagagcttccaggaggtcagtgatgaaccaagcaagagcttccaggag gtcagcgatgaaccaagtaagagcttacaggaggtcagcgatgaaccaagtaagagcttccaggaggtcaaaccAAGCAAAAGCTTCCAGGTCAGTGAtgaaccaagcaagagcttccaggaaaAATGTACAATATCGTTCCACCACTCGCCACCTGAAGatgtgaacatacacgagactcaAGGAAGTCATTGTAGCTGCAGCAAAGCAATTCCAGTCATCATCCCAGATAATACAAAACGAAAGAATTATTTGTTCTACAGTAAAGAAGTTAAAGAGGAAGAGCTGAGTCAACATCTTTAG